From the genome of Candidatus Binatia bacterium:
CCATTATTTTCTGCAGTACGGTGTGCCGGGCTTCACACACCAAAAGTTTCAGGGCGGCTTCGAAAGCCCGAATGGCAACCGCGAGTTGATCACCGCGCTCCGTCCGGAAATCCGTTTCGATCCTGCCAACAAACGCCTTCTCGGTGGGAAGTTTGTGTTCACCATGGCCGACGGCTCGGTGCGTCCGCTCGACGTGGCGCCGATCAGCGACACCGGGTTTCACCTCGGCACCGGGCTCTATTTCGGCTTCGACGGTTGGTACCACGGCAGCTGGCGTGGCGATCAGGAGGTCGCCGGCGAGTACTTTTCCAACTGTGCCGACCCAGCCACCGTGGCCCGAATCAATCAGTTCAGAGACTGTATGATCCGGGCCGTAGATCCCGTGGGCGGTGGTATCGGCTGGGGCAATTGCCAGACGTACGTGCGGGGCCAGTGGCCCGAGTTCGGCCTTGATCGCGACGAGTGAGGACCGTCCGCTCATTCTGCGGCCCACCGGGCAGAGCGGTTCACCAGGCGCGGAAATCCGAGTCGCCGGCAGAGATCCTGATACTCAGCGCATATAAACTCCGTAGCGGAGGACTCCGGGCCTGCGCGAATGACTGAACCCTGATAATACGGTCTGCCGAGGCCTGATGACAAAGCCCAACACAGCCCCGCCGACCGCCCGGCGCCGCAATCACGTCGGCACCCTGTCCCTCCTGGCGGCGGTTACCGGTGCGGTTGCCTGTCGGCTGGCGCTAACCGTGGGTCATCTGGCCGGGAACGTCTGGCTTCAACTCGGCGCCGCTGGGTTTGAAGCCGCGGTGGTGGGCGGGCTGGCCGATTGGTTCGCGGTGACGGCGCTGTTCCGTCACCCCCTCGGGCTGCCGATCCCGCACACGGCGATCATCCCGGCGCGCCGCGCCAAGATCATCGAAAGCATCGCCTCGATGGTCGAGAAAGAGTGGCTGTCGCCGGAGGTGATCGGGGCCCGGCTGGCACGCATCGCCCCCAGCGAGTTCGTTGCGGAGTGGTTGCGAGACCCGGCACATGTCGAACGGCTGGGCGCCCCGGTGCGCGATGTGCTGCGCGGGCTGGCCCGGCTGCTGACAGCGCGAGAGGTCGTTGAATTTGCGGACCACACGATCCAGCGCCAACTGCGGGAGCTGCCGATCAACGCCTCGGCCGGACGCTGGCTTGCTCGTGTCGCCTCGAGTCCAAGCGCCGGTGCGGCATTCGACACCGTCGCCCTCTCGCTGGCGAATCTGGCGCGGCGCCCGAGCACTGCCGAAAACCTGTATGCCTGGATCGACCGCTCAGCCCGCTACCTGCACAACGAAGGCAAACGGCTGGTGCCGCTCGTCCTGCGCCGGAAAATCGTTCAGCGCACGATCGTGGAGGCGGCCTGCGACTATGCCTCCTCGGAGCTGCGCAGCGCGGTAGCCGATCCGCAGCATCCGCTGCGCCAGTACGTGTTCGGGGCGGTGCAGCAATACGCCGAGCGACTGGCCAGCGGTGACCCGCGCGCCATCGAGCATGCGCAACAGCTCCGTGCCGCGGTCATCGAAAGCATCGAGGCCTCGCCGTTGGTGTTGGACCTGCTCGCCCAACTCCGCAACCAATTGGAGCACGACCTCGGCCAGCCGGACGGTTACTTGGCTCGACTCGTCGATCGCGAACTGCGTGCCGGTATCCTCGATGTGCTCAAGGAACCCGAGCGGCGCGTGGCCTTCGACAACTGGGTGAGGACGACAGCCCACGATCTGTTGCGTCGGCATCACAACCAGATCGGCCTGACGGTGCGGGAAAACCTCGAAGCCCTCGAAACCAGCACGTTGGTGGCGCAGATCGAAGAACGCGTCGGCGGCGATCTGCAGTTCATCCGCCTCAACGGCGCGGTCGTCGGAGGCCTGATCGGCGTCCTGCTGGCGCTGGCGCACCGATTCCTGGGGTGAAAAATGAGGCCGCGTGAACGGTTCCGAGTACCGAGTTCGGAGGTCGCAGGTGCTTACGACTTTTCGGGGCCGTCAGTCTTGGTGTCCACCTTCTTGATTTCGTCCTCGGCCCCTTCGAAGGCTTTCTTGAAATCACGGATGCCTTTGCCCAGGGCGCTGCCGATCTCTGGGAGCTTGCCCGGTCCAAAAATGACCAGGGCAATGACCAAGATGACGACCAGTTCGGGCACGCCTATACCAAACATTCTGTATCCTCCGGCCGGCACGATAGCATTCCGTGCAAGTGAACGCACGCTGATTCGTAGCGCGATTTCACCGCGTGCGCGGTGGCGAAAAAACCCGGCTCCGCCGCGTGGTTCAGCGGCGGCGGCCGCCGTATCCGCATGATCACCCGTCCACCGTTTCCAGCGTCAAGTCGATGTGTAACGACTGAGCGATGCCGTCGAGTTCGCGGCGCAGGGCGTCCTGGTCCACGTCCTCCGGGACGTCCATGCGGATCTTCATGCTGTAGATGAGCGTGCCGGTGCCGGGCTCCGGCCGCGACACGGTCGACATCTGGGTGACGTTGATCTGCCGGTTCGCCAGGCAACGCGTGATGCGCGCGACGATCCCGGCCTTGTCCACGCCGACGGCGTGCAGCTCGAAGGGCCGGGCGCGGTGGGAAATGCCGTATGGTACCGGCTCGCCTTCGAGCGGCCGGAAGAAAACGGTGAGGCGCTTTTCCCACTCGAGACGTTTGCACGCCGTCGACAGTTGGCGCTCAATGTCTTCACCCTCGCCGGTCAGCAGCAACAGCACGGCAAACTCGCTGCCGAGAATGGTCATGCTCGAGTCTTCCAGATTGCAGTCGCAATCGTAGATCAACTCGGCGAGATCGGCGACGATCCCCGGCCGATCCCGGCCAATAGCGGATAATGCGAACCAGTACTTCATCACGAGCCGCGATCCTAAGGCCTTAGGGCCGACCGGTCAACCCCGTTTCGCACCGCTAACTCCTTGCGTTCGATCGTTTGTTTTCGTACGCACCGCAGTACGAGATCTGGGAATGTCTGCTTCAGAACGGCGCTGTCATTCCCGTAAATGAGAGTGACGTGTGTCGATGTCTTCACTGAAAGCGGATTCTGCCGTGGCGTATTTTTTGCGATTCCGCGGCGGCAACTAGGTTTTTTACGCGTTGCGTTATAGCTCGGTTTGGGAGAGAACAGGACGAGATTCATGAGCGTGACCGAAGCAGCCTCCTCACTGGCGGAAATCCTTGCCAGTCACCTGGCCGGCCCCAGCGGGACAGGTCCCAACGGGACAGGCGTCGAGAACCTGATTCCGATGCTCCAGGACATTCAAGAGCGTGACGGCTACTTGTCCGAAGAAGCGGTTGGGATGCTGGCACGGGCGAGCGGCATCTCGGAGAATGAGATCTACGGTGTCGCCAGCTTTTATACCCAGTTCCGATTCGAACCGCCGGCCGAACACACGATCCATGTGTGCCAGGGAACGGCCTGCCACGTGCGCGGTAGTCATCAGATCCTATTCGACTTCGAGGAACGACTGCGCGTCAAAGCGGGTGGGATGACCGCCGACCACAAGTTTGGCTTGGAACGCGTCGCATGCGTTGGCTGCTGCGCCTTGGCGCCCGTCGTCCTCGTCGACGGCCAGGTGCGTGCCGGCATGAAGCCCAAGATGGTCACCGGCTTGCTCTCCAAACTCGGCTACAAGCCGAACGGCCACGGGCCGAGCGCAAAAGACGCATGATGTCCCTGCAACAAGCCTACGCTGCTGCCGCAGAGCGCTGGCAGGCGCTGGAAACGAGCCGGGTTCCGATCTTCTTCGTCGGCGCCGCAACCTGCGGCCGGGCCGCGGGGGCTGGTGAGACGCTCGAGCGCCTGCGCGCCGAGATTCAGGCGCAGAAGCTCGAAGCGCACGTGATTGAAACAGGCTGCCTCGGTCCGTGCTCGCTCGAGCCGTTGATGATCGTGCACAAGCCCGATGCACCGCGTGTGTGTTTTGGAAAGGTGGGACCACGCGAGGCGGTGGAGATCCTGCAGCGCCATGTCCTCGGTGACGACCCCTGCAGCGAGTGGGCCTTGGGCGCCATCACGCCGGGGAGCGTGAACGGCATCGGTGCGTTTGCCGATCACCCCATGATGCGTGGCCAGGTGCGCCGCATACTGGCCAACTGCGGCATCATCGATCCCGAGAGCATCGATCATTACCTGGCTCGCGAAGGTTATCGCGGCTTCTTGCGGGCGCTGGAGATCGGCGCGGATCAAGTCGTCGAAGCGGTGAAGCGCGCCGGCTTGCGTGGACGTGGTGGCGCCGGCTTTCCGACCTGGCGCAAGTGGGACGTCTGCCGCGGGACGCCTGCGGATCAACGCTATCTGATCTGCAACGCCGACGAGGGCGACCCGGGCGCCTTCATGAACCGCTCGCTGATCGAAGGCGATCCGCATGCGATTCTCGAAGGCATGTTGATCGCCGCCTTCGCCCTCGGCGCCAGCAAGGGGTACGTCTATTGCCGCGCCGAGTATCCGCTTGCCATCGCCCGCCTGAAGGTTGCGATTGGACAGATGCGTGAATTGGGTGTGCTGGGTCAGAACATCCAGGATTCCGGTTTTTCGTTCGACTTGCAGATCAAGAAGGGGGCCGGCGCATTTGTCTGCGGCGAGGAAACGGCGCTGATCGCGTCGATCGAAGGCCGCCGCGGCATGCCGCAACCACGGCCGCCGTTCCCTGCGGTCAGCGGCTTGTGGGGTAAGCCCACCATCATTCAAAACGTCGAGACCCTGGCCAATCTGCGGCTCATCCTGCGCCACGGTCCCGAATGGTACGCCCAGTACGGCACCGAGGCGAGCAAGGGCACCAGAACCTTCGCTCTCGCCGGCAAGGTCAAACGGACCGGCCTCATCGAGGTGCCGCTGGGCACCACGCTGCGGCAGATCGTCGAAGAGATCGGCGGGGGCGGTTCCGACGGCAAGCCCATCAAGGCCGTGCAAACCGGCGGACCCTCGGGCGGCTGCATCGCGGCCGAGAAGTTCGATTTGCCGGTCGATTATGAATCGCTGGCCCAGGCGGGCTCGATCATGGGGTCGGGCGGCATGATCGTCTTGGACGAAGAGACCTGCGCCGTCGATCTGGCGAAGTACTTCATCTCCTTCACGCAGAACGAATCGTGCGGCAAGTGTCCGCCGTGCCGGGTGGGGACGCGCGCCATGCTCTACCTCCTCGAGCGCATCGTCGACGGCAAGGGGAAACCAGAGGATATCCAGCGCCTCGAAGACCTGGCGGTGACGGTCGCGCGTGGCTCGCTGTGCGGCCTGGGCCAGACCGCGCCCAATCCTGTCCTGACGACGCTGCGCTACTTTCGCCAGGAATATCAGGACCACGTCGAGAAGAAGCAGTGCGCCGCTTTTGTCTGCCGCCCACTGATCCAGCATCGCATCGATGCGGAGCGCTGCCCGGGGTGTACGGCCTGCCTCAAGGTCTGTCCCGCCGAAGCGATTACGGGCAAACGGGGTGAGGCGCACGTTATCAACGAGGATCTTTGTTCGCAGTGCGGCTCGTGCCTGAGTGTCTGTCCGCCGACCTATGCGGCGGTGTACCGGGTCAGCGGTGAGCTGACGCGGCACGAAGAGATCCAGCAGAAACGCAAACCTGGGGCGGCGGCCGAGCACTCGCCAGAGGCGCAGTAGTGCAACTGTCCATCGACGGAAAATCGGTCAAGGCGCGTGACGGTGAGTCCGTTCTGCAGTGTGCGCTGCGGCACCGGATCTACGTTCCACACCTGTGCACGCACCCCAGCCTTCCGGCCTTCGGCGCCTGCCGCATGTGTGTTGTGGAAGTCGACGGCATGCGCGGCTTCCCCGCCTCCTGCGCGACGCCAGCGACCGAGGGGATGGTCGTACGCACTGACACGGCACAGCTGAAAGATCTGCGCCGCCGGATCCTCGAGCTGATGCTGCTCGAACACCCCAGCGCCTGCTTGGTGTGTGAGAAACAGGATCTCTGCGAGAAGTACCGGCCCAAAGCGGCCAAAGCCGGGCGCACGACCGGCTGCCACACCTGCAACAACAAGGACGCGTGCGAAGTGCGCGTCCTGGCCGACGAGCTGCAACTGACCGACCTGCCCGTGCCGCCGATCTACCGCGGCTTCCAGTTGGAACGCTCGGATCCGTTCATCGATCGCGACCTGAACTTGTGCATTCTGTGCGGGCGTTGCGTGCGCATCTGCAAAGCGCACCAGGGGCGAAGCACCATCGACTTCGTCGGCCGCGGCAGCGAGACCCGTATCGGCGAGGCCTTCGGCCGGTCGCTGACCGAAGCTGGGTGCCGCTTTTGCGGGTCGTGTGTCGATGTGTGCCCGACCGGCAGCCTCTCCGACCGCTACGCCAAGTGGTATGGCGCGGCGAAGCGGCTCACGGCGACGACGTGCACGCTGTGCGACACCGGCTGCGCCATCACCGTCCACGCCTCGGCGCAACGGCGTGCGGTCATGGCCCGCGCCATCAATACGCGTGTGCCGCTCTGCGTCCTGGGCCGCTTCGCCATCCCCGAGTTCCTGAACGGGGTCAGCCGGCTGAAGACGCCACAGGTCCGAATCAACAAAGTCCTGCGCGCGGTGCATTGGCCCGAGGCGTTGGCGCAAGCGGCGGAGCGGCTGAAACCGTTCGTCGGTGACGGCTTCGCGCTGGTGTGCGACACCACTAGCACGCTCGAAGACCGCTACGCGTTCGAGAAGTTCACACGGGAAGTGATGTTTTCGCCGCACTATATCGAGATCCGGCCCGACGAGCGCGGTGTATCGAGCAACGGTCTTCCCGACAGCGTGAAAGCTGCGGTGCTGACCGGGAACTTCGTCGACCCGGCCCGCCTCGCGCCTCTCGAGGTGCTGATCGTGCAGGACTGCTATCCCACGACGGCCACGGAACGGGTCGATGTGTCACTGCCGGCGGCGGTGCTGGCTGAGGTGGCGGGAACCTGGGTCGACGGCCGCGGCCTGATGCGGCCGCTTCGCAAGGCCTGCGACGGGCCCGGTGAGGCCAAACCCGATTGGCAAATCATCAGCGAGTTGGCTCGTGCCATGGGCGCGACAGGATTCGACTACCAGTCCGCGGCAGCGATCAAGAAAGAACTCGGTGCCGGCAAAGCTGGACTACGGATCAGACGGGCCGAGACGCCGGTCGCTGCCACCGATCCGAGCTATCGCCGCACCCATTTTCGCGGCCATGCGCTGGAAGAAAAGGTTCGCGGCCTGGCCGAGCTTGCCGTCGCGCCGCCGCCGGCGGCGGTTGCAGTTGGAGGTTGAGGCGTGTTCGAGATTCTTGAGAAACGCGAGATCGCCCCGAACGTGCACCGGGCGGTGATTCATGCGCCCGCCATCGCCAAGAAAGCTCGCGCCGGACAGTTCGTCATCATGATGGTCGACGAACGATCGGAGCGCGTGCCGTTCACGTTGTGTGATTGGGACCGGCAGGCCGGTACCGTGACCCTGGTCATTCAGGAAGTCGGCCAGTCGACCCGCAAGTTCGTCTTGCTCAAGGCCGGCGACCAGGTGGCGCATCTGGTCGGCCCGCTCGGCGTGCCGTTGGACGTCGAGAACTACGGCACGGTGGCATTAGCCGCCGGCTGCTACGGCATCGGCGCGGTCCTCGGCATCGCCCGCGCCATGAAGCAAGCGGGTAACCGCGTGATTACCGTCGTCGAGGCTGACAGCTCCTACCTCCATTACTTCCGCGACGAGTTGCGGGCGACGTCGGATGAACTGGTGCAGACCACCATCGACGGTTCCGACGGCATCAAGGGGCACTCGGTGGACGTGATCAAGCGCAAGCTGGAAAACGGTGAACAGCTGGATCGCGTGTTCGCCGTCGGCTGCGTGTTCATGATGATGCTCGCCGGCAACATCACCAAGCCATTTGGAGTGAAGACGCTGGTGGCGTTGAACCCGATCATGCTGGACGGTACGGGGATGTGCGGCGCGTGCCGCGTCACCGTCGGCAAGGAGACCAAGTTCGCTTGCGTCGACGGCCCGTTCTTCGACGCGCACGAGGTCGACTGGGACGAGTTGTGGGACCGCCGAGCCGCGTACGGCGAGGACGAGATTCACGCCGTGGCGCGGACCGCTGCGGTGACGCCGCGGCCGGCGCGGCCGGTTCGATTGTCCTGAGCGAGAGCAATGGCACAGCCAGTGAATAAGAAGAAGATTCCGCGGCAGGAGATGCCGGAGCAGGCGCCGGAAGACCGCGTCAATAACTTCGACGAGGTGCCGTACGGCTACACCGAAGAGCTGGCCATGCTCGAGGCCATGCGCTGCCTGCTGTGCAAGAGTCCGAAGTGCATAGCCGCGTGTCCAGTCAATATCGACATCCCGGCGTTCGTGACGTTGATTCAGCAAGGCAAGTTCCTTGAAGCCGCCCGCAAGATCAAGGAGAACAACGCCCTGCCGGCGGTCTGTGGCCGTGTGTGCCCGCAGGAGGATCAATGCGAAGGCGCGTGCGTGGTCGGCATCAAGCAAGAGCCGGTCTCCATCGGTCGGCTCGAGCGCTTCGCGGCTGACTACGAGCGGCATATGGGCACCGTGACCATTCCCGAGCTGCCGCCGAAGACAGGGAAGCGGGTGGCCATCGTCGGCGCCGGGCCTGCCGGCCTGACCGTGGCCGGCGATCTGGTGCTCAAGGGACACGAGGTGACGGTCTTCGAAGCGTTGCAGGACGCCGGCGGCGTACTCATGTACGGCATCCCAGAGTTCCGTTTGCCCAAAGAGATCGTGCGCGCCGAAGTCGACTACCTGAAGAAGCTCGGTGTCGAGTTCGTCATGGACTACGTCGTCGGCCGCAACAGCACCATCCAAGAGCTGTTAGGAGAAGAAGGATACCAGAGCGTGTTCGTCGGCACGGGTGCCGGGCTGCCGTCGTTCATGGAGATGCCCGGCGAGAACCTCATCGGCGTCTATTCGGCCAACGAGTATCTGACCCGCGCCAACTTGATGAAGGCATATCTCTTTCCCGAGTACGACACTCCGCCGATCAGCCGGCGGCGTGTGGCCGTGATCGGCGGCGGCAACGTGGCAATGGATTCGGCGCGTACCGCGCTGCGGTTGGGTGGGGATGTGACCATCGTTTACCGCCGCGCGCGCGAGCAGATGCCTGCCCGTGCCGAGGAAGTTCATCATGCCGAGCAGGAAGGCGTGAAGTTCATGCTGCTGACCAATCCGACGGGTGTCCTCGGCGACGAGCGCCACCGCGTGCTCGGGATGGAGTGCGTGAGGATGGAGTTGGGTGAGCCGGATGAGTCGGGCCGGCGGCGTCCGGTGGTGATGAAGGGGTCCGAGTTCATGATGGAGGTCGATACGGTCATCGTGGCCATCGGCAACAAGCCCAACCCGCTGGTGCCGCGCACGACGCCCGAGTTGAAGACGACCAAGTGGGGCACCGTGGTCGCCGACCCGAAGACCATGGCGACCTCGATTCCCGGCGTCTTTGCCGGCGGCGACATCGTCTCCGGCGCGGCCACGGTGATTCTTGCCATGGGCCAAGGCCGCCTCGCTGCCAGGGCCATGGACGCGTACCTGCGAGGGGAGCCGTTGCCTGCCGGTGGCGCCGAGGCCGCTGCTTCCTGATCCTGATCATACAGACGGCTGGCCGTACCAGCTACTGTTGGGCTATGACTTCCGTACAGATGCCCGAACGGAAACAGATCACTGGCCAGCGATTCCGTCGAGAGCGCAAGACGATCGGTGCGATGATCGCGATCTTCTGTCGCGACCACCACGCTCCTGCGCGCGGCCTGTGCCCGGAGTGCTCCGCGCTTTTTGCCTATGCGGAGCAGCGCCTGGACAACTGCCCATTCGGTGATGACAAGCCCACCTGCGCCAAGTGTCCAATTCACTGTTACAAACCGGCAACGCGCGAGCAGATTCGAGACGTGATGCGGTACGCGGGTCCGCGTATTCTCTTCCGCCGGCCGGTGCTGGCAATCTTCCACCTGCTCGAAGGGCGCAAAGAGCCGCCCGAACACCCGCGCCGAAAGCTCGCGA
Proteins encoded in this window:
- a CDS encoding sulfide/dihydroorotate dehydrogenase-like FAD/NAD-binding protein gives rise to the protein MFEILEKREIAPNVHRAVIHAPAIAKKARAGQFVIMMVDERSERVPFTLCDWDRQAGTVTLVIQEVGQSTRKFVLLKAGDQVAHLVGPLGVPLDVENYGTVALAAGCYGIGAVLGIARAMKQAGNRVITVVEADSSYLHYFRDELRATSDELVQTTIDGSDGIKGHSVDVIKRKLENGEQLDRVFAVGCVFMMMLAGNITKPFGVKTLVALNPIMLDGTGMCGACRVTVGKETKFACVDGPFFDAHEVDWDELWDRRAAYGEDEIHAVARTAAVTPRPARPVRLS
- a CDS encoding ACT domain-containing protein, which translates into the protein MKYWFALSAIGRDRPGIVADLAELIYDCDCNLEDSSMTILGSEFAVLLLLTGEGEDIERQLSTACKRLEWEKRLTVFFRPLEGEPVPYGISHRARPFELHAVGVDKAGIVARITRCLANRQINVTQMSTVSRPEPGTGTLIYSMKIRMDVPEDVDQDALRRELDGIAQSLHIDLTLETVDG
- a CDS encoding nitrous oxide-stimulated promoter family protein, which codes for MPERKQITGQRFRRERKTIGAMIAIFCRDHHAPARGLCPECSALFAYAEQRLDNCPFGDDKPTCAKCPIHCYKPATREQIRDVMRYAGPRILFRRPVLAIFHLLEGRKEPPEHPRRKLAKPADPVEPAQSHSERL
- the gltA gene encoding NADPH-dependent glutamate synthase; this translates as MAQPVNKKKIPRQEMPEQAPEDRVNNFDEVPYGYTEELAMLEAMRCLLCKSPKCIAACPVNIDIPAFVTLIQQGKFLEAARKIKENNALPAVCGRVCPQEDQCEGACVVGIKQEPVSIGRLERFAADYERHMGTVTIPELPPKTGKRVAIVGAGPAGLTVAGDLVLKGHEVTVFEALQDAGGVLMYGIPEFRLPKEIVRAEVDYLKKLGVEFVMDYVVGRNSTIQELLGEEGYQSVFVGTGAGLPSFMEMPGENLIGVYSANEYLTRANLMKAYLFPEYDTPPISRRRVAVIGGGNVAMDSARTALRLGGDVTIVYRRAREQMPARAEEVHHAEQEGVKFMLLTNPTGVLGDERHRVLGMECVRMELGEPDESGRRRPVVMKGSEFMMEVDTVIVAIGNKPNPLVPRTTPELKTTKWGTVVADPKTMATSIPGVFAGGDIVSGAATVILAMGQGRLAARAMDAYLRGEPLPAGGAEAAAS
- a CDS encoding NADH-quinone oxidoreductase subunit NuoF gives rise to the protein MMSLQQAYAAAAERWQALETSRVPIFFVGAATCGRAAGAGETLERLRAEIQAQKLEAHVIETGCLGPCSLEPLMIVHKPDAPRVCFGKVGPREAVEILQRHVLGDDPCSEWALGAITPGSVNGIGAFADHPMMRGQVRRILANCGIIDPESIDHYLAREGYRGFLRALEIGADQVVEAVKRAGLRGRGGAGFPTWRKWDVCRGTPADQRYLICNADEGDPGAFMNRSLIEGDPHAILEGMLIAAFALGASKGYVYCRAEYPLAIARLKVAIGQMRELGVLGQNIQDSGFSFDLQIKKGAGAFVCGEETALIASIEGRRGMPQPRPPFPAVSGLWGKPTIIQNVETLANLRLILRHGPEWYAQYGTEASKGTRTFALAGKVKRTGLIEVPLGTTLRQIVEEIGGGGSDGKPIKAVQTGGPSGGCIAAEKFDLPVDYESLAQAGSIMGSGGMIVLDEETCAVDLAKYFISFTQNESCGKCPPCRVGTRAMLYLLERIVDGKGKPEDIQRLEDLAVTVARGSLCGLGQTAPNPVLTTLRYFRQEYQDHVEKKQCAAFVCRPLIQHRIDAERCPGCTACLKVCPAEAITGKRGEAHVINEDLCSQCGSCLSVCPPTYAAVYRVSGELTRHEEIQQKRKPGAAAEHSPEAQ
- a CDS encoding 2Fe-2S iron-sulfur cluster-binding protein, producing the protein MQLSIDGKSVKARDGESVLQCALRHRIYVPHLCTHPSLPAFGACRMCVVEVDGMRGFPASCATPATEGMVVRTDTAQLKDLRRRILELMLLEHPSACLVCEKQDLCEKYRPKAAKAGRTTGCHTCNNKDACEVRVLADELQLTDLPVPPIYRGFQLERSDPFIDRDLNLCILCGRCVRICKAHQGRSTIDFVGRGSETRIGEAFGRSLTEAGCRFCGSCVDVCPTGSLSDRYAKWYGAAKRLTATTCTLCDTGCAITVHASAQRRAVMARAINTRVPLCVLGRFAIPEFLNGVSRLKTPQVRINKVLRAVHWPEALAQAAERLKPFVGDGFALVCDTTSTLEDRYAFEKFTREVMFSPHYIEIRPDERGVSSNGLPDSVKAAVLTGNFVDPARLAPLEVLIVQDCYPTTATERVDVSLPAAVLAEVAGTWVDGRGLMRPLRKACDGPGEAKPDWQIISELARAMGATGFDYQSAAAIKKELGAGKAGLRIRRAETPVAATDPSYRRTHFRGHALEEKVRGLAELAVAPPPAAVAVGG
- the tatA gene encoding twin-arginine translocase TatA/TatE family subunit, coding for MFGIGVPELVVILVIALVIFGPGKLPEIGSALGKGIRDFKKAFEGAEDEIKKVDTKTDGPEKS
- a CDS encoding DUF445 domain-containing protein, producing MTKPNTAPPTARRRNHVGTLSLLAAVTGAVACRLALTVGHLAGNVWLQLGAAGFEAAVVGGLADWFAVTALFRHPLGLPIPHTAIIPARRAKIIESIASMVEKEWLSPEVIGARLARIAPSEFVAEWLRDPAHVERLGAPVRDVLRGLARLLTAREVVEFADHTIQRQLRELPINASAGRWLARVASSPSAGAAFDTVALSLANLARRPSTAENLYAWIDRSARYLHNEGKRLVPLVLRRKIVQRTIVEAACDYASSELRSAVADPQHPLRQYVFGAVQQYAERLASGDPRAIEHAQQLRAAVIESIEASPLVLDLLAQLRNQLEHDLGQPDGYLARLVDRELRAGILDVLKEPERRVAFDNWVRTTAHDLLRRHHNQIGLTVRENLEALETSTLVAQIEERVGGDLQFIRLNGAVVGGLIGVLLALAHRFLG
- a CDS encoding NAD(P)H-dependent oxidoreductase subunit E; amino-acid sequence: MSVTEAASSLAEILASHLAGPSGTGPNGTGVENLIPMLQDIQERDGYLSEEAVGMLARASGISENEIYGVASFYTQFRFEPPAEHTIHVCQGTACHVRGSHQILFDFEERLRVKAGGMTADHKFGLERVACVGCCALAPVVLVDGQVRAGMKPKMVTGLLSKLGYKPNGHGPSAKDA